The Camelina sativa cultivar DH55 chromosome 18, Cs, whole genome shotgun sequence DNA window TGAGAGTTACCTGAAATGTCAAGCAATGCAGTCTTTCGTGGCCAAATAAAGTATTTTGGGGGAGATGTACAGATGCAGAGAGCAAGGAGTAAACCCCCGAGTGGGTAGCAGCCTTTAGTAGCTTAGTTGTGACTGGCGCCGAGGATCTGAGCCTGCCGTACGTACATGACAGTCTctttttaaagtgatttttttttgtcttggtaAAACACTAAAACATATTTACTGGAAGAATGTTACCTATTGACATTAAACACAAAACTTTGATAAAGTGTTCACTTCTTCCTGGGCGTTTGTGTATGAACCTAAAAACCTGTTCAATTAAACTTGCAAAGTTGTAAGCTTGtgattccaaattaaattacaaactaATAACGAACTTAAACACCATATGGTCTCTTGAAGTGtaagactaaagaagagaagacatgTACCTAAGTGAAAAGAATAAGGGAGCTGGATCATCTCCTGAAAATTCCAGGACTCATGGCTGCACGAATTTGGATTTATGAGAGACCAAAACATTAAGGAGTAGTTTTTCCCGCCTTTGCTACTGTATGTGGTTAGAAGTGGCGGTTAGAAATATATTAGGCACTTGTTCGTGAGTACGTAAACTGACCAATTCCATGGCGCGTGTTGAAACTTCCACATAAATTTGATGCTGAAAACATTGGCTTTGCAATGAGTTACTATATGGcttgaaaaatatacaaaaaaatcatattaacctAAGTGATACTTGAAATGATACAGTATATGCAAATGCTAAAGAAAACAATTGGAGCTGCTAAGTTGATTAACcatgtctctctcttcttctttcttttgtattaacCACAGGTTTGAATAATTAAAGAACGTTGTTAAGAAGTTCAAGGGCCTGAGTATAATTGAAAGCAAGAGTCAGAGTTATAATGGTTTGGATGCTTACTTTATCCCAGTTTGGACTGACTCTACCTTTGTGATCTTGGAGGACATTTGTACCCATCGCCGTTGGGGCCTTTCGTGGAAAAGGGGAAAATCAAGGATGAAGATAGACTAAATACTCGTTTCTAAACATACGACCAGTTATCTCATTCATGTTTCTCGGTATGCAtctatatgaacaaaaccaCATGAATTCGATATGTGGATCAGAAcccaattttgaaaattcacTATATCTACATAAGCGAAACCACTTGATATCAATATATTGATCAGACGCCAATTCTGAAACCCATctataataaaaagagaaaagaagggtGAAATCTTACCTAGAGTCGTCggttttttttgtgaagtaGGCATCATGGATTTTGGAATTGTATACTTATTAAAGCCGAACTTCTCATGGATTTGTGAAACAATAAGATGAGAACAGCTTGAAATCATAGGTGATGAAATTGAATTGTAAGtgaatttataaattatgtgaTGAAGCTTTAAAACGGAGACATCATGGCATTGTGGGAGTAGATGGGTATTTAAGGTTGAAACTTAAGTTTGTcgattcatatttttttttaagatttgaaaCTTTGTCGATTcggtaaattttgtttttgaagatttgtaataataatattactattagttttcttaaaaagttGTAGTAATGACAAATATTTTCctattaaattttagtttagcTGATGTGGCTTCTcttaagagtttttaattttgatgagGTGGACACTCTAAAAGAGCTCAAATTGTcccttttattagtagtaatacCAAAATCCCCGATGCAATTTCTTAATCAGTTTGAGAATTATAATGGTAAGTGTAACCAAAAAATTCCATCTAACAGACATGTTGTGAATCGATGGGCCTAACCAATGAGCCCCTAGCCcttacaattataattataaatggGCTGAACTAGTTATAATATAGCCCACGGACAAAAGAAGAGGACCAGAGTACCCCTTCCGCAGAGGATAATAACTCAGGAAGGGTTTATAGATTAGGTTTTAAGTCGCGCACATCTCTCTGCCGCAGCATCTCTTAGggtttcttctcatcttcttcttcttgttcatttGCTCTCTTAGACACTGTCCGAATCATTTCTCTTAGTTCGTTTAcctcttcttgttttttgttttcttcttcttttagaaTCTTTATATTGAGTCATGGATTACTGATTTCCCCTTTTCAGTAAACCCATCAAAGCAAGCAGTTTCTCCGGTGACTTTGTATCTAACTTCGATCTTTATCAGACCGATAAAATGGCGTCTATGAACCCTTTCGATCTCTTAGGAGATGACGCTGAGGATCCCAGCCAGCTCGCTGCGACTTTGACTCAAAAAGTCGAGAAAGCTGCTGCTGTACAACCTGCTAAGTCTGCTAAGATGCCAACCAAGCCACTTCCTCCTACTCAAGCAGGTTAAAGTTCTTTGCTTTATTTTACTCTTTATGTAGTAGACGCTGAACTTGTTTAGATTCTGCCGTCTTGCGTAGTGTTTGATTGATTCGAAGCTTCTTTATTGTTGTCATGAAAATGTTTGCTTTTGTCATTTGaagttttagtttctttatcCATTCTTAGCTTTTGTCTTCTGCTAGCTTTGATTACGGAAAGCGTACTCTGTTTTTATCGTAAAGGTAGCTTTATTGTATTCggaatattaacattttatctTTAGTTCGTAAGTCAAATATATAATGATGACTTGGAATGTTACTGAATGAACTGTGGCCTTGTTTGTCTGTTTATGAATATAGTGAGAGAGTCAAGAAATGCTCCTTCAGGAGGTCGTGTTGCGGGTGGACGTGGTGGTGGTTTTTCCCGTGGCAGGGGTGGTGGATTTAACAGGGACAACCGGAACAATGATGCTCCTCCTGCAAATGAGAATGGGTTTTCTGGCGGATACAGAGCTTCTGAAGATGCTGATGGAGCAAGGCGTGGAGGTATTGTTGGTGGATTCCGTGGTCGTGGAGGTCGCCGTGGATTTGCCAATGGTGAAGGAGGTGATGTTGAACGCCCAAGGAGGACTTATGAGCGCCGTAGCGGTACTGGTCGTgggtaagctttttttttttctttttcttctgtccACTACTTTGGTTACTGCTTTGTTGTTTAACTTCTAATATTtgtgatctttttgttttcttttgtttagtacTGATTTAAAACGTGAGGGTGGTGGTCGTGGAAACTGGGGAACTACTGAAGATGACATTGCTCCGTAAGCATCCTGGTCTTCAGTTTAATTTTCATATGTCTCGAACTCTATGCTGTTTAAAAAGTAATGTTTTTGGTATATTAGAGCTACTGAGGAACCCACCACTGAGGTTGAAAAGAGCCCTGTTGCTGAGAAGCAAGGAGGTGAGGATGAAACCGCTGATGCAGCCAAAGAAGCCGAAGAGAAAGCACAGAAAGAAGCTGAAGACAAGGTACATTCATCAATTACAGCTATTGCAACATCTTATGAACTCCTATGTAAACTTTGAATGTTTGCTATATGAAAACTCATTCTTGTTTGTTGTAATAGGAGATGACTCTGGAAGAGTATGAGAAAATcctggaggagaagaagaaggctctACAAGCCACTAAGGTCGAGGAAAGAAAAGTTGACACCAAAGTGTTTGAGTCCATGCAACAGCTTTCTAACAAGAAGACTACTGAGGAAGAAATCTTCGTCAAGCTGGTTAGAAATCTTTGaaatgttgttttctttctcgGTTCCCTTTGCTGTAATGGAGCGATAGTTAACACTTTATTGTTTCAGGGATCTGACAAGGACAAACGCAAAGATGCTGCCGAGAAGACCAAAAAGGTccttacttttttcttttttgcactCTGAACATAAATACTTCTTAGTTCACTCTGTTTAGGTCTTTATTGAAGCACAAACTGGTTTAAGATTAGGAAGAGCATTATTAAATTGGTTAACCTTTTTACCTTTTAAGAAGTCAAGATATGGACTTGAAATGGATGAATATGCTAATTGATGCGTGTTTGTGAATTTGTAGTCCTTGAGCATTAATGAGTTCTTGAAGCCAGCTGATGGAGCAAGAGGTGGATACCGCGGCGGAAGAGGAGGTCGCGGTGGTCGTGGTGGTCGTGATCAGAGAGGTGGTGGTAACGGAGGAGAAAACCAAAGGCGAGGACCTTCTGCTCCGGCGATTGGAGACACTGCTCAGTTCCCGTCGTTGGGCAAATAGAGCCCCNCTTAGTTCACTCTGTTTAGTTCTTAATTGAAGCACAAACTGATTTAAGATTACGAATACCATGATATAAATTGGTTAACCTTTTTACCTTTAAGAAGTCAAGATATGGACTTCAATTTGATGAATATGCTAACCGATGCGtgtttgtgaatttttagtCCTTGAGCATTAATGAGTTCTTGAAGCCAGCTGATGGAGCAAGAGGTGGATACCGCGGCGGAAGAGGAGGTCGCGGTGGTCGTGGTGGTCGTGATCAGAGAGGTGGTAGTAACGGAGGAGAAAACCAAAGGCGAGGACCTTCTGCTCCGGCGATTGGAGACACTGCTCAGTTCCCGTCGTTGGGCAAGTAGACCCCCTCCCCCCTCTCTTGGTCCCCCTCAGCCCTTCTCTTCTATCTCTCTGGttgaattttttgttcttaGTTTCATTATTGTTGTTACACTCTGAAAGTCTTTTTCTGCAAAACATGTCCGTTGTCCGTTTTCTGCAAAAGTTTCattatgaactttttttttatttcgatTTCTCGTATTACAAAttctgttattcaatcaatctTTTTATCAATGCCGAAATCTTCTAAAGAGTATGTTTCAAGCATTCGATACATCagaaaaaagaatttgaaaagaaaataaatgaaaccaaAGAGAGACAGGTGGGAGTTGTTAATTAGGAGAAATGATAGTGTCACTGACACATGAGTGCAAACAAATGATTACATTGGAGTGATGATCCAAAGAGAATAGGTGACTTATCAAATCGAGATGAGCAGCAGCCTGATTGCTGGTTCACTGGTTGCCCGCGACTCTGGACCGTCGGTGGCTTGGCACCTCCAGACCAGCTGGATCtaattttctcttctcctctttcgGCTCCCTCAAGTATATTCTTAGCTTTCCCTATAGAAGCTGTTTCAGCTTGACCTAGGTAAAGCTTGTGCATACTGCTGTGTATATCCGTGGACGTCTCTTTACCTCTTGAGAAGAGTTCTTGGCTCTCTAATCGACTTGATGCTCCCTTAGAACTGCTCTCTTGGTTGAAGGAGAGGCCTTGGGCGACCGTTCTTAATGGCACCCTCTCATTTTTCACAGCGTGTGCAGTACACGTACCTCTCCAGACAATTTCTGGCA harbors:
- the LOC104760167 gene encoding plasminogen activator inhibitor 1 RNA-binding protein-like isoform X2, which gives rise to MASMNPFDLLGDDAEDPSQLAATLTQKVEKAAAVQPAKSAKMPTKPLPPTQAVRESRNAPSGGRVAGGRGGGFSRGRGGGFNRDNRNNDAPPANENGFSGGYRASEDADGARRGGIVGGFRGRGGRRGFANGEGGDVERPRRTYERRSGTGRGTDLKREGGGRGNWGTTEDDIAPATEEPTTEVEKSPVAEKQGGEDETADAAKEAEEKAQKEAEDKEMTLEEYEKILEEKKKALQATKVEERKVDTKVFESMQQLSNKKTTEEEIFVKLGSDKDKRKDAAEKTKKSLSINEFLKPADGARGGYRGGRGGRGGRGGRDQRGGSNGGENQRRGPSAPAIGDTAQFPSLGK
- the LOC104760167 gene encoding plasminogen activator inhibitor 1 RNA-binding protein-like isoform X1, coding for MASMNPFDLLGDDAEDPSQLAATLTQKVEKAAAVQPAKSAKMPTKPLPPTQAVRESRNAPSGGRVAGGRGGGFSRGRGGGFNRDNRNNDAPPANENGFSGGYRASEDADGARRGGIVGGFRGRGGRRGFANGEGGDVERPRRTYERRSGTGRGTDLKREGGGRGNWGTTEDDIAPATEEPTTEVEKSPVAEKQGGEDETADAAKEAEEKAQKEAEDKEMTLEEYEKILEEKKKALQATKVEERKVDTKVFESMQQLSNKKTTEEEIFVKLGSDKDKRKDAAEKTKKSLSINEFLKPADGARGGYRGGRGGRGGRGGRDQRGGGNGGENQRRGPSAPAIGDTAQFPSLGK